From Aspergillus chevalieri M1 DNA, chromosome 4, nearly complete sequence, a single genomic window includes:
- a CDS encoding cysteine hydrolase family protein (COG:Q;~EggNog:ENOG410PX3Y;~InterPro:IPR000868,IPR036380;~PFAM:PF00857) translates to MPNTALLVLDIQNGIIDRLGHNSTIDDYLQRLSTTINKARDSGVKIIYITTSFRPGYQDLHPNSPSTTAIKASNQFIEGDHSTQIHPAVSPDTSKGDAVVNKRRVSAFAGTDLDLILRCLDARDDLVVCGLITSGAVLSTVRQAADLDHRLTVLRDLCMDRDPEVHDVLMDKVLTKQARVVVSDEWVGLL, encoded by the coding sequence ATGCCGAACACAGCTCTACTCGTGCTAGACATCCAGAACGGCATAATCGACCGTCTAGGACACAACAGCACCATAGACGACTATCTCCAACGTCTCTCGACTACGATCAACAAAGCCCGCGACTCCGGCGTCAAAATCATCTACATCACAACATCCTTCCGCCCCGGCTACCAAGACCTACACCCAAACAGCCCCTCCACAACAGCAATCAAAGCCTCGAACCAGTTCATCGAAGGCGATCATTCAACCCAGATCCATCCAGCTGTTTCCCCAGACACAAGCAAAGGAGATGCCGTTGTGAACAAGCGCCGCGTGTCCGCATTTGCCGGGACGGATTTGGATCTGATTCTACGCTGTCTTGATGCACGCGACGACTTGGTGGTCTGTGGGCTGATTACTAGTGGTGCAGTGTTATCCACGGTGCGACAGGCGGCGGATCTTGATCATCGACTTACTGTGCTTCGTGATTTGTGTATGGATCGGGATCCTGAGGTGCATGATGTTTTGATGGATAAGGTTTTGACGAAACAGGCGCGGGTTGTGGTTTCGGATGAGTGGGTTGGATTGTTATAG
- a CDS encoding intradiol ring-cleavage dioxygenase (COG:Q;~EggNog:ENOG410PIXU;~InterPro:IPR015889,IPR000627;~PFAM:PF00775;~SECRETED:SignalP(1-20);~go_function: GO:0003824 - catalytic activity [Evidence IEA];~go_function: GO:0005506 - iron ion binding [Evidence IEA];~go_function: GO:0008199 - ferric iron binding [Evidence IEA];~go_function: GO:0016702 - oxidoreductase activity, acting on single donors with incorporation of molecular oxygen, incorporation of two atoms of oxygen [Evidence IEA];~go_process: GO:0006725 - cellular aromatic compound metabolic process [Evidence IEA];~go_process: GO:0055114 - oxidation-reduction process [Evidence IEA]): MVRATTLFAGLAGLAGIVSAHPGHDVKAEAAERAAFLKNSPVQARGLSQCDTKLKARGLENTNVARRQRAVENLRRKRGLASSAPLKSRDVSSLNTTHHSDLKGVTTNIDPEVLFAYNPTCVLGPDVTQGPYYVTGELIRSDISEDQEGVPLFLDIQLVDSNTCEPVPEIYMDIWHCNSTGVYSGVSASGNGNSDDETNLDATFLRGLQKTDKEGVTQFETVFPGHYTGRATHIHVLSHPANETKVLKNNTISGLYTAHSNWVGQIFFDQDLISTVEKLEPYNTNTQELTTNAEDDILLQEADTIDPFVEYVFLGDKPQDGIFAWISAAIDVTGDSDVTPAAYRTENGGVSNPNSGMGMGGGSPPGGSSPSGSAAPSSSSSA, encoded by the exons ATGGTTCGCGCTACTACTCTCTTCGCCGGTCTGGCTGGTCTGGCCGGTATTGTCTCGGCCCACCCTGGCCACGATGTCAAGGCCGAGGCCGCTGAGCGTGCCGCCTTCTTGAAGAACTCCCCCGTCCAGGCTCGTGGTCTGAGCCAGTGTGATACCAAGCTCAAGGCTCGTGGTCTTGAGAACACCAACGTTGCTCGTCGTCAGAGGGCTGTCGAGAACTTGCGTCGCAAGAGAGGCCTTGCTTCTA GCGCCCCTCTCAAGTCCCGCGATGTCTCTTCGTTGAACACCACCCACCACTCCGATCTCAAGGGTGTCACTACCAACATTGACCCCGAAGTCCTCTTCGCCTACAACCCCACTTGTGTCCTTGGTCCTGATGTGACCCAGGGTCCTTACT ATGTCACCGGTGAATTGATCCGTTCGGACATTTCGGAGGACCAGGAGGGTGTTCCTCTCTTCCTCGACATCCAGCTTGTTGACTCCAACACTTGCGAGCCTGTTCCTGAGATCTACATGGACATCTGGCACTGCAACTCTACT GGTGTCTACTCCGGTGTTTCTGCCAGTGGTAACGGCAACTCCGACGACGAGACCAACCTCGACGCAACCTTCCTCCGTGGTCTCCAGAAGACCGACAAGGAGGGTGTCACCCAGTTCGAGACCGTCTTCCCCGGCCATTACACCGGCCGCGCCACCCACATCCACGTCCTCTCTCACCCCGCCAACGAGACCAAGGTCCTCAAGAACAACACCATCAGCGGCCTCTACACCGCCCACTCCAACTGGGTCGGCCAGATCTTCTTCGACCAGGACCTCATCTCCACCGTCGAGAAGCTTGAGCCctacaacaccaacacccaGGAACTCACCACCAACGCCGAAGATGACATCCTCCTCCAGGAAGCTGACACCATCGACCCCTTCGTCGAGTACGTCTTCCTCGGTGACAAGCCCCAGGACGGTATTTTTGCTTGGATCTCCGCGGCCATCGATGTCACCGGTGACAGTGACGTTACTCCCGCCGCTTACCGCACTGAGAACGGTGGTGTTTCTAACCCCAACAgcggtatgggtatgggtggTGGCTCTCCCCCGGGTGGTTCTTCCCCTAGCGGAAGCGCTGCTCCCAGCTCCAGCTCTAGCGCTTAA
- a CDS encoding putative C6 transcription factor (COG:K;~EggNog:ENOG410Q2SB;~InterPro:IPR036864,IPR007219,IPR001138;~PFAM:PF04082;~TransMembrane:3 (o315-334i448-468o488-508i);~go_function: GO:0000981 - DNA-binding transcription factor activity, RNA polymerase II-specific [Evidence IEA];~go_function: GO:0003677 - DNA binding [Evidence IEA];~go_function: GO:0008270 - zinc ion binding [Evidence IEA];~go_process: GO:0006351 - transcription, DNA-templated [Evidence IEA];~go_process: GO:0006355 - regulation of transcription, DNA-templated [Evidence IEA]): MSSMAADRPKRARAGACKNCRVRKRRCVPSDNGDECVLCQSLSIPCSLSQNYTETEGPVLKRDFQGTPRQLAEREKPLNGASLSSFPATAATAAPSSFAFSSHALRPVKPQRSPLVTTPVVLLELVSLYFRFVHNVAHTLFHEASFIRRFNEGRASLLHVHAMCALSARYSQNQVFNGTPPGSRGQVYAAEATRLLQGYLGSPSLESTQACVLIGHFMGGEGDLKAKHTYFGLAKLHAETLSLWAMPHNLTVVHREERRRTWLSVRIADHWTAVDTSVEPAPFPHGRDMLPAVDDIAFHTFDPNLLREDRASCNMWAHMAGTLDIFARISILLARLSRSVISFDTYCREVPLLTQRLEKWADGLPEELKYNISNLTSFANKGLGRTFLSMHIGYYHFRQMLYFPFLDARANRSTSIPTDGAAQCKSSAAMVSEIVQYAMRFQNCELDYYIYGYIAVVSSCVHLHTLLLSEDSSELWTARQRLVSNFEYLMSLKILWPMVNLSIARLRIFEDFCRNSMSDPFALDNWMARFITEHASIPPVRKQSTFPSLEPVLVDSATQAVAGLNGHGGLIGTDETGSAGAEWGVLSTLLSDRSLTSEAIVNNALDWLLE; encoded by the exons ATGTCCTCCATGGCGGCAGACCGACCCAAGCGGGCTCGAGCTGGAGCATGTAAGAATTGCCG AGTACGCAAGAGACGATGCGTTCCCAGTGATAATGGGGATGAATGTGTACTCTGCCAATCGCTGTCGATTCCGTGTAGTTTGAGCCAAAACTACACGGAGACCGAAGGTCCTGTATTGAAAAGGGACTTTCAGGGTACACCAAGGCAGCTGGCGGAACGCGAAAAGCCATTGAATGGCGCTTCGCTGTCCTCTTTTCCTGCTACTGCTGCTACCGCGGCTCCTTCCTCTTTTGCCTTTTCGTCGCATGCATTGCGACCTGTTAAGCCTCAGAGATCGCCTTTGGTGACGACTCCAGTGGTGCTGCTGGAGCTTGTGTCTCTTTATTTTCGTTTCGTTCATAATGTTGCGCATACTTTGTTCCATGAGGCTAGCTTCATCCGCCGCTTTAATGAAGGGAGAGCATCCTTGCTACACGTACACGCGATGTGTGCGCTTTCTGCTAG GTACTCCCAGAATCAAGTATTCAATGGCACTCCACCCGGTTCGCGTGGGCAGGTCTATGCGGCGGAAGCCACGCGACTACTCCAGGGGTATCTGGGATCCCCTAGCTTGGAGAGCACCCAGGCATGTGTTTTGATTGGCCACTTTATGGGCGGCGAAGGCGACCTCAAAGCTAAACACACCTACTTCGGACTCGCCAAACTTCATGCAGAAACTTTGTCGCTGTGGGCGATGCCGCACAACTTGACTGTCGTCCATCGCGAGGAACGTCGCCGGACATGGCTCTCTGTTCGGATAGCTGATCACTGGACCGCAGTCGATACGTCCGTTGAGCCTGCGCCTTTCCCTCACGGACGAGATATGCTTCCCGCTGTTGACGACATTGCATTCCATACGTTTGATCCGAATCTCCTTCGAGAGGATCGCGCATCGTGCAACATGTGGGCACACATGGCTGGTACACTCGATATTTTCGCGCGGATCAGCATTTTACTTGCACGTCTGAGTCGGAGCGTGATCTCTTTCGATACGTATTGCCGCGAGGTGCCGCTTCTAACGCAGCGCCTGGAAAAATGGGCCGATGGATTACCAGAGGAGTTAAAGTACAACATTTCCAACCTTACATCTTTCGCCAACAAGGGCCTTGGACGGACGTTCCTCTCGATGCATATTGGTTATTACCATTTCCGACAAATGCTCTACTTTCCCTTTTTGGATGCCCGCGCTAACAGAAGCACCTCGATCCCCACGGATGGTGCTGCGCAGTGCAAGAGCAGCGCTGCCATGGTTTCAGAGATTGTGCAGTATGCCATGAGGTTTCAGAACTGCGAGCTCGATTATTACATTTACGGCTATATCGCGGTTGTCAGCTCGTGTGTGCACTTGCATACTTTGTTGTTGAGCGAGGATTCGTCGGAGCTATGGACGGCGCGGCAACGGCTGGTATCTAATTTCGAATATCTCATGAGCTTGAAGATCCTCTGGCCTATGGTGAATCTTTCG ATTGCGCGCCTCAGAATCTTCGAAGATTTCTGTCGCAACTCCATGTCAGACCCCTTTGCGCTCGACAACTGGATGGCCCGCTTCATCACTGAGCATGCTTCGATTCCTCCTGTGCGGAAACAAAGCACATTTCCCAGTCTGGAGCCAGTATTGGTGGACTCCGCTACGCAAGCGGTAGCAGGTCTCAATGGCCACGGCGGCTTAATCGGCACtgacgaaacaggctctgcTGGAGCGGAATGGGGCGTCTTGTCCACTCTTCTCAGCGATCGGAGTCTGACGAGCGAGGCTATTGTGAATAATGCTTTGGATTGGTTGTTGGAATGA
- a CDS encoding uncharacterized protein (SECRETED:SignalP(1-24)) — protein sequence MYVNTSKLATVALATILSANSVLSAPMAGRSSNLLTRDPRGSHGSTSHKVSDVTGAISDGTGAIADAMTLQEYLNQKRSPRGHHSGSGSSTGERVSTWTGALGDITGMGADAATIAEAANNQKRSPRGHHHSSSSSSTGERVSTWTGALGDITGMGADAATIAEAANNQKRSPKGHGSSHGGSSSSSSDKALNGLDAAGNIVGIGADAATIAEAANNQKRAPKGHGGSSSSGKALDGLDATSNIVGIGADITTIADAANQKRAPKGHGGSSSSSSDKALNGLDAAGNIVGIGADAATIAEAANQKRSPKGHGGSSSSSSDKALNGLDATSNIVGIGADITTIADAANQKRAPKGHGRPSSSSSSDKALNGLDAAGNLVGIGADAATIAEAANNQKRSPKGHGSSHGGSSSSSSDRALNGLDAAGNIVGIGADAATIAEAANQKRSPKGHGSSHGGSSSSDKALNGLDAAGNIVGIGADAATIAEAANQKRAPKGHSGSSSSDKALNGLDATSNIVGIGADLTTIADAASQ from the coding sequence ATGTATGTCAACACTTCCAAGCTTGCTACTGTGGCTCTTGCCACCATCCTCTCTGCCAACTCCGTCCTCAGTGCACCAATGGCTGGTCGCTCTTCCAACTTGTTGACCCGTGACCCCCGTGGCTCCCATGGCTCGACCTCCCACAAGGTCTCTGACGTTACTGGCGCCATCTCTGACGGTACTGGTGCGATCGCCGATGCCATGACCCTCCAGGAGTATCTGAACCAGAAGCGCAGCCCTCGCGGCCAccactctggctctggcagTTCCACTGGTGAACGGGTCTCGACTTGGACCGGTGCTTTGGGCGACATTACTGGCATGGGCGCTGATGCTGCCACTATTGCTGAGGctgccaacaaccaaaagcgtTCCCCTCGCGGCCACCACCACTCTAGCTCAAGCTCTTCCACCGGTGAACGGGTCTCGACTTGGACCGGTGCTTTGGGCGACATCACCGGTATGGGAGCCGATGCCGCTACTATCGCTGAGGCtgccaacaaccagaagcGTTCGCCCAAGGGCCATGGTTCTAGCCATGGcggttcttcttcctcttccagcgACAAGGCTCTGAATGGCCTTGATGCCGCCGGTAACATCGTTGGTATCGGTGCTGACGCTGCGACCATCGCCGAAGCTGCCAACAATCAGAAGCGTGCCCCCAAGGGTCACGGTGGCTCTAGCTCTAGCGGCAAGGCCCTCGATGGACTCGATGCCACCTCCAACATTGTCGGCATTGGTGCTGATATCACCACTATTGCTGACGCCGCTAACCAGAAGCGCGCCCCCAAGGGCCACGGtggctcttcttcctcttctagCGACAAGGCTTTGAATGGTCTTGACGCCGCTGGTAACATCGTTGGTATCGGCGCTGATGCTGCGACTATCGCTGAGGCTGCCAATCAGAAACGTTCTCCCAAAGGTCACGGtggttcctcttcttcatccagcGATAAGGCCTTGAACGGTCTCGATGCTACCTCCAACATTGTCGGCATTGGTGCTGATATCACCACTATTGCTGACGCCGCCAACCAGAAGCGCGCCCCCAAGGGCCATGGCCGTCCCAGCTCTTCCAGCTCGTCTGACAAGGCCCTGAACGGTCTCGATGCCGCCGGCAACCTGGTTGGTATTGGGGCTGACGCTGCGACTATCGCCGAggccgccaacaaccagaagcGTTCGCCCAAGGGCCATGGTTCTAGCCATGGcggttcttcttcctcttccagcgACAGGGCCCTGAATGGCCTTGATGCCGCCGGTAACATCGTTGGCATCGGTGCTGACGCTGCGACCATCGCCGAAGCCGCCAACCAGAAGCGTTCGCCCAAGGGCCATGGCTCTAGCCATGGTGGATCTAGCTCTTCTGACAAGGCCCTGAATGGCCTCGATGCCGCCGGTAACATCGTCGGCATCGGTGCTGACGCTGCGACTATCGCCGAAGCCGCCAACCAGAAGCGTGCCCCCAAGGGTCACAGTGGATCTAGCTCTAGCGACAAGGCCCTCAATGGACTCGATGCTACCTCCAacattgttggcattggTGCCGATCTCACTACAATCGCGGACGCCGCCAGCCAGTAG